Proteins encoded together in one Coffea arabica cultivar ET-39 chromosome 2c, Coffea Arabica ET-39 HiFi, whole genome shotgun sequence window:
- the LOC113725669 gene encoding probable sodium/metabolite cotransporter BASS4, chloroplastic isoform X3 — translation MLVIKFAWCEYALVGGVALGLANPTPGCIADRLYLSRFSSFGIFVISGLTLRSDEIGAAAEAWQVGLFGLASILFFTPFFSKVILLLKLQPQEFVTGLAIFCCMPTTLSSGIALTRLAGGNSALALAMTVISNLLGILIIPFSISKFIASGVGVSVPTEQLFRSLFLTLLVPLILGKALRESSEGAANFADQNRKLLSVMSAVLLSLVPWIQVSRSRTLLLMVKPAVFFVAVWMGVLLHALLLVFNGLAIHILSTICGGSKSAFAKKENTSALLLVASQKTLPVMVAVIEQLGGAFGESGLLVLPCVAAHLNQIVFDSFLVSFWLQKVHAFDSAKAA, via the exons ATGCTTGTAATTAAGTTTGCCTGGTGCGAATATG CTCTTGTCGGTGGAGTAGCATTAGGACTTGCAAATCCTACGCCTGGTTGTATTGCTGATAGACTATATCTATCAAGGTTTAGCAGTTTTGGGATATTTGTAATATCAG gatTGACACTGCGTTCTGATGAAATTGGTGCCGCTGCTGAAGCTTGGCAAGTTGGACTATTTGGGCTA GCTTCAATTTTGTTTTTCACTCCATTTTTTTCAAAGGTTATATTACTACTTAAGCTCCAACCACAGGAATTTGTTACAG gactGGCCATATTTTGCTGTATGCCAACAACATTATCAAGTGGAATAGCACTGACTCGG CTGGCTGGTGGGAATTCTGCCCTTGCTCTTGCAATGACAGTTATTTCAAATCTTTTAGGAATTTTAATT ATTCCTTTTTCCATCTCAAAATTCATAGCTTCTGGAGTTGGTGTATCTGTTCCAACCGAGCAGTTGTTCAGAAGCCTGTTTCTCACACTTCTTGTTCCTCTCATTTTAGGAAAG GCCCTTCGAGAGTCATCTGAAG GTGCAGCAAATTTTGCTGATCAAAATCGTAAACTTTTGTCTGTGATGAGTGCAGTTTTGCTCAGTCTA GTCCCTTGGATACAAGTTAGCAGATCAAGAACACTACTTTTAATGGTCAAACCAGCAGTATTTTTTGTAGCTGTTTGGATGGGAGT GCTTCTGCATGCTCTCCTGCTAGTGTTTAATGGTCTTGCTATCCATATCCTCTCAACAATTTGTGGTGGCAGCAAGTCAGcttttgcaaagaaagaaaatacctCTGCTCTTCTACTCGTTGCAAGCCAG AAAACCTTGCCTGTGATGGTAGCCGTTATAGAGCAGCTCGGTGGTGCTTTTGGCGAATCCGGTTTGCTGGTTCTGCCCTGTGTTGCAGCCCACCTGAACCAG ATTGTTTTCGACTCCTTTTTAGTGAGTTTCTGGCTTCAAAAAGTGCACGCGTTTGACTCTGCCAAGGCTGCCTGA
- the LOC113725669 gene encoding probable sodium/metabolite cotransporter BASS4, chloroplastic isoform X2, protein MAGTLQTLSLKSPAISSPPGRRRRVQSPITSVSPSGSRSLSGGGNSCDVHFIHLPISSKSIRASSSLSHQGDGSKEQLPQVKAGSWTKSLLKFASNNFLPLALVGGVALGLANPTPGCIADRLYLSRFSSFGIFVISGLTLRSDEIGAAAEAWQVGLFGLASILFFTPFFSKVILLLKLQPQEFVTGLAIFCCMPTTLSSGIALTRIPFSISKFIASGVGVSVPTEQLFRSLFLTLLVPLILGKALRESSEGAANFADQNRKLLSVMSAVLLSLVPWIQVSRSRTLLLMVKPAVFFVAVWMGVLLHALLLVFNGLAIHILSTICGGSKSAFAKKENTSALLLVASQKTLPVMVAVIEQLGGAFGESGLLVLPCVAAHLNQIVFDSFLVSFWLQKVHAFDSAKAA, encoded by the exons ATGGCGGGAACTCTTCAAACCCTAAGCCTCAAATCGCCGGCCATCTCGTCTCCGCCTGGCCGTCGTCGGCGCGTGCAATCCCCTATTACTTCCGTCTCACCCTCTGGCAGCCGGAGTTTAAGTGGGGGTGGCAATTCGTGTGATGTTCACTTTATCCACCTCCCCATTTCAAGCAAATCTATCAGAGCAAGTAGTAGTCTCTCCCATCAG GGAGATGGAAGTAAAGAGCAACTTCCACAAGTGAAAGCTGGCAGTTGGACAAAATCATTGTTGAAATTCGCGTCCAATAATTTTCTTCCATTAG CTCTTGTCGGTGGAGTAGCATTAGGACTTGCAAATCCTACGCCTGGTTGTATTGCTGATAGACTATATCTATCAAGGTTTAGCAGTTTTGGGATATTTGTAATATCAG gatTGACACTGCGTTCTGATGAAATTGGTGCCGCTGCTGAAGCTTGGCAAGTTGGACTATTTGGGCTA GCTTCAATTTTGTTTTTCACTCCATTTTTTTCAAAGGTTATATTACTACTTAAGCTCCAACCACAGGAATTTGTTACAG gactGGCCATATTTTGCTGTATGCCAACAACATTATCAAGTGGAATAGCACTGACTCGG ATTCCTTTTTCCATCTCAAAATTCATAGCTTCTGGAGTTGGTGTATCTGTTCCAACCGAGCAGTTGTTCAGAAGCCTGTTTCTCACACTTCTTGTTCCTCTCATTTTAGGAAAG GCCCTTCGAGAGTCATCTGAAG GTGCAGCAAATTTTGCTGATCAAAATCGTAAACTTTTGTCTGTGATGAGTGCAGTTTTGCTCAGTCTA GTCCCTTGGATACAAGTTAGCAGATCAAGAACACTACTTTTAATGGTCAAACCAGCAGTATTTTTTGTAGCTGTTTGGATGGGAGT GCTTCTGCATGCTCTCCTGCTAGTGTTTAATGGTCTTGCTATCCATATCCTCTCAACAATTTGTGGTGGCAGCAAGTCAGcttttgcaaagaaagaaaatacctCTGCTCTTCTACTCGTTGCAAGCCAG AAAACCTTGCCTGTGATGGTAGCCGTTATAGAGCAGCTCGGTGGTGCTTTTGGCGAATCCGGTTTGCTGGTTCTGCCCTGTGTTGCAGCCCACCTGAACCAG ATTGTTTTCGACTCCTTTTTAGTGAGTTTCTGGCTTCAAAAAGTGCACGCGTTTGACTCTGCCAAGGCTGCCTGA
- the LOC113725669 gene encoding probable sodium/metabolite cotransporter BASS4, chloroplastic isoform X4: MAGTLQTLSLKSPAISSPPGRRRRVQSPITSVSPSGSRSLSGGGNSCDVHFIHLPISSKSIRASSSLSHQGDGSKEQLPQVKAGSWTKSLLKFASNNFLPLALVGGVALGLANPTPGCIADRLYLSRFSSFGIFVISGLTLRSDEIGAAAEAWQVGLFGLASILFFTPFFSKVILLLKLQPQEFVTGLAIFCCMPTTLSSGIALTRLAGGNSALALAMTVISNLLGILIIPFSISKFIASGVGVSVPTEQLFRSLFLTLLVPLILGKALRESSEGAANFADQNRKLLSVMSAVLLSLVPWIQVSRSRTLLLMVVGVDS, translated from the exons ATGGCGGGAACTCTTCAAACCCTAAGCCTCAAATCGCCGGCCATCTCGTCTCCGCCTGGCCGTCGTCGGCGCGTGCAATCCCCTATTACTTCCGTCTCACCCTCTGGCAGCCGGAGTTTAAGTGGGGGTGGCAATTCGTGTGATGTTCACTTTATCCACCTCCCCATTTCAAGCAAATCTATCAGAGCAAGTAGTAGTCTCTCCCATCAG GGAGATGGAAGTAAAGAGCAACTTCCACAAGTGAAAGCTGGCAGTTGGACAAAATCATTGTTGAAATTCGCGTCCAATAATTTTCTTCCATTAG CTCTTGTCGGTGGAGTAGCATTAGGACTTGCAAATCCTACGCCTGGTTGTATTGCTGATAGACTATATCTATCAAGGTTTAGCAGTTTTGGGATATTTGTAATATCAG gatTGACACTGCGTTCTGATGAAATTGGTGCCGCTGCTGAAGCTTGGCAAGTTGGACTATTTGGGCTA GCTTCAATTTTGTTTTTCACTCCATTTTTTTCAAAGGTTATATTACTACTTAAGCTCCAACCACAGGAATTTGTTACAG gactGGCCATATTTTGCTGTATGCCAACAACATTATCAAGTGGAATAGCACTGACTCGG CTGGCTGGTGGGAATTCTGCCCTTGCTCTTGCAATGACAGTTATTTCAAATCTTTTAGGAATTTTAATT ATTCCTTTTTCCATCTCAAAATTCATAGCTTCTGGAGTTGGTGTATCTGTTCCAACCGAGCAGTTGTTCAGAAGCCTGTTTCTCACACTTCTTGTTCCTCTCATTTTAGGAAAG GCCCTTCGAGAGTCATCTGAAG GTGCAGCAAATTTTGCTGATCAAAATCGTAAACTTTTGTCTGTGATGAGTGCAGTTTTGCTCAGTCTA GTCCCTTGGATACAAGTTAGCAGATCAAGAACACTACTTTTAATG GTTGTTGGTGTTGACAGTTGA
- the LOC113725669 gene encoding probable sodium/metabolite cotransporter BASS4, chloroplastic isoform X1: MAGTLQTLSLKSPAISSPPGRRRRVQSPITSVSPSGSRSLSGGGNSCDVHFIHLPISSKSIRASSSLSHQGDGSKEQLPQVKAGSWTKSLLKFASNNFLPLALVGGVALGLANPTPGCIADRLYLSRFSSFGIFVISGLTLRSDEIGAAAEAWQVGLFGLASILFFTPFFSKVILLLKLQPQEFVTGLAIFCCMPTTLSSGIALTRLAGGNSALALAMTVISNLLGILIIPFSISKFIASGVGVSVPTEQLFRSLFLTLLVPLILGKALRESSEGAANFADQNRKLLSVMSAVLLSLVPWIQVSRSRTLLLMVKPAVFFVAVWMGVLLHALLLVFNGLAIHILSTICGGSKSAFAKKENTSALLLVASQKTLPVMVAVIEQLGGAFGESGLLVLPCVAAHLNQIVFDSFLVSFWLQKVHAFDSAKAA, translated from the exons ATGGCGGGAACTCTTCAAACCCTAAGCCTCAAATCGCCGGCCATCTCGTCTCCGCCTGGCCGTCGTCGGCGCGTGCAATCCCCTATTACTTCCGTCTCACCCTCTGGCAGCCGGAGTTTAAGTGGGGGTGGCAATTCGTGTGATGTTCACTTTATCCACCTCCCCATTTCAAGCAAATCTATCAGAGCAAGTAGTAGTCTCTCCCATCAG GGAGATGGAAGTAAAGAGCAACTTCCACAAGTGAAAGCTGGCAGTTGGACAAAATCATTGTTGAAATTCGCGTCCAATAATTTTCTTCCATTAG CTCTTGTCGGTGGAGTAGCATTAGGACTTGCAAATCCTACGCCTGGTTGTATTGCTGATAGACTATATCTATCAAGGTTTAGCAGTTTTGGGATATTTGTAATATCAG gatTGACACTGCGTTCTGATGAAATTGGTGCCGCTGCTGAAGCTTGGCAAGTTGGACTATTTGGGCTA GCTTCAATTTTGTTTTTCACTCCATTTTTTTCAAAGGTTATATTACTACTTAAGCTCCAACCACAGGAATTTGTTACAG gactGGCCATATTTTGCTGTATGCCAACAACATTATCAAGTGGAATAGCACTGACTCGG CTGGCTGGTGGGAATTCTGCCCTTGCTCTTGCAATGACAGTTATTTCAAATCTTTTAGGAATTTTAATT ATTCCTTTTTCCATCTCAAAATTCATAGCTTCTGGAGTTGGTGTATCTGTTCCAACCGAGCAGTTGTTCAGAAGCCTGTTTCTCACACTTCTTGTTCCTCTCATTTTAGGAAAG GCCCTTCGAGAGTCATCTGAAG GTGCAGCAAATTTTGCTGATCAAAATCGTAAACTTTTGTCTGTGATGAGTGCAGTTTTGCTCAGTCTA GTCCCTTGGATACAAGTTAGCAGATCAAGAACACTACTTTTAATGGTCAAACCAGCAGTATTTTTTGTAGCTGTTTGGATGGGAGT GCTTCTGCATGCTCTCCTGCTAGTGTTTAATGGTCTTGCTATCCATATCCTCTCAACAATTTGTGGTGGCAGCAAGTCAGcttttgcaaagaaagaaaatacctCTGCTCTTCTACTCGTTGCAAGCCAG AAAACCTTGCCTGTGATGGTAGCCGTTATAGAGCAGCTCGGTGGTGCTTTTGGCGAATCCGGTTTGCTGGTTCTGCCCTGTGTTGCAGCCCACCTGAACCAG ATTGTTTTCGACTCCTTTTTAGTGAGTTTCTGGCTTCAAAAAGTGCACGCGTTTGACTCTGCCAAGGCTGCCTGA
- the LOC113725670 gene encoding uncharacterized protein: MAKDFNVPPVVFPSGGNPGAGIGPGPQQRRPSAPFQPPRSANPNIPFMSFDVSSAPSSTAFSTPQFAPTTIGGGGTGFEDEAPLLEELGINTKQIYQKTISILNPFRVRADLHDDADLSGPFLFLMAFGLFQLLAGKLHFGIILGWVTVAALFLYVVFNMLAGRNGNLDLYRCLSLIGYCMLPIVISSAISLFVPQGGMLIMVISGFFVIWSTRVCTRLLVELASYGDEHRGLIASMDASIKDWLS, from the exons ATGGCGAAGGACTTCAACGTGCCACCGGTAGTATTTCCCTCCGGGGGAAACCCCGGTGCTGGGATAGGCCCCGGCCCCCAGCAACGTCGTCCATCGGCTCCGTTTCAGCCTCCGAGATCTGCAAACCCTAATATCCCTTTCATGTCTTTCGACGTGTCCTCTGCCCCGTCTTCCACTGCCTTCTCTACCCCTCAATTCGCCCCCACCACCATCGGAGGCGGTGGAACGGGATTCGAAGACGAGGCACCTCTCCTTGAAGAACTCGGCATCAACACTaaacaaatttatcaaaaaaccATCTCAATCCTCAATCCTTTCCGGGTAAGAGCCGATCTCCACGACGACGCGGATCTCTCCGGTCCGTTTTTGTTCCTTATGGCGTTCGGGCTATTTCAGTTGCTAGCTGGAAAGCTCCACTTCGGGATCATATTGGGGTGGGTTACAGTGGCGGCTTTGTTTCTTTACGTGGTGTTCAATATGCTCGCTGGGCGAAACGGGAATCTGGATTTGTACAGGTGTCTTAGCCTGATTGGATATTGTATGTTGCCGATTGTGATTTCATCGGCAATTTCACTGTTTGTGCCCCAGGGCGGGATGTTGATTATGGTAATATCTGGGTTTTTTGTTATATGGTCGACCAGGGTTTGCACTAGGTTGCTGGTGGAGCTGGCTTCTTACGGGGACGAGCATCGGGGATTGATTGC TTCTATGGATGCTTCAATTAAAGATTGGTTATCGTGA